One Filimonas effusa genomic window carries:
- a CDS encoding zinc-dependent metalloprotease has product MFRSKVGALIGALALAVLVTASADAQKKKKTPRNSKKVTVDTTARKSADSARKSSLSPTAMKPYKEVVTADMKSAKGYFTVHRKDDKFFFEIPKNIFGRDILIVSRISKASADMRNGSSGYAGDQIGETVYRFEKGPANKLFLRRISFSEYAGDSTTAMFASVTKNNVQAIAMSFPIAAISPDSSAVVIDATDFLNSDNDILYFENKKLKDRAGMGGQQNDRSYIDYVHAFSGNIEVHAVKTYSAGMNPTASSYTVELNSSLVLLPAVPMKPRIQDSRVGYFAVGFKDFDADPQGVQPTIYVKRWRLEPKPEDMEKYKRGELVAPKKPIVFYIDPVTPKKWVPYLMQGVNDWQKAFEKAGFKNAIYAREAPTREEDSTWSIDDASHSAIIYRPSAIANAMGPSVADPRSGEIIESHIFWYHNVMSVLHDWYMMQCAAVDPRARKLEFDDTLMGSLIRFVSSHEVGHTLGLLHNFGSSSTVPVEKLRDKAWVEAHGHTPSIMDYARFNYVAQPEDHISEAGLFPRINDYDKWAIQWGYSLYPQYKTPQEEKRALAKIVTDSLKANHRLWFGSEMEPVDPRAQNEDLGDDAVLAGTYGIKNLKRILPQLASWTTVADGDYDKLFQHYAGLYSQFSRYIGHALKYVGGMYRTEKVGGQPGPVFELVPYTVQKKALGFINDQLFTTPLWLKNDDILSKVEQMRMPVMFGVELNKLQQDAIDNIITRNRLSRMWWNEQANPGKKVYTVADLFNDMNKGIFAELYAGKSVDSYRRNLQKIYVGRLIQQVFVAGDPLSTIQMGGYHISQTDIMYVMKDVMRQQQQLCRKVLQSGSVDKLTRMHLQDIISRIDAGFKMEQQTVK; this is encoded by the coding sequence ATGTTCAGATCAAAAGTCGGCGCGCTGATTGGCGCATTAGCGCTTGCTGTGCTGGTGACAGCTTCCGCAGACGCGCAGAAGAAAAAGAAGACGCCACGTAATAGTAAAAAAGTAACGGTAGATACTACTGCCAGAAAATCTGCCGATTCAGCCCGCAAAAGCTCTTTGTCGCCTACCGCCATGAAGCCTTACAAAGAGGTTGTCACGGCCGACATGAAATCCGCTAAAGGTTATTTCACCGTTCATCGCAAAGACGATAAGTTCTTTTTCGAAATCCCCAAAAATATCTTCGGTAGAGATATCCTCATTGTAAGCCGTATCTCTAAAGCCTCTGCCGATATGCGTAATGGTTCTTCCGGTTATGCCGGCGACCAGATAGGTGAAACCGTTTATCGCTTCGAGAAAGGACCCGCCAATAAATTATTCCTTCGCAGGATATCTTTCTCTGAATACGCAGGTGACAGCACCACCGCTATGTTTGCCAGCGTTACCAAAAACAACGTTCAGGCAATAGCAATGTCTTTCCCCATCGCAGCAATAAGCCCCGATTCTTCGGCTGTAGTAATTGATGCCACAGACTTCCTGAACAGCGATAACGATATCCTCTACTTCGAGAATAAAAAACTCAAAGACAGGGCAGGTATGGGCGGTCAGCAAAACGACCGCAGTTATATCGATTATGTACATGCTTTCTCCGGCAATATAGAAGTACATGCGGTAAAGACATACAGTGCGGGTATGAACCCTACTGCTTCCAGCTATACTGTTGAGCTCAACTCTTCACTGGTATTGTTACCGGCGGTGCCTATGAAACCGCGGATCCAGGATTCCAGGGTAGGATACTTTGCTGTGGGCTTCAAAGATTTTGATGCAGATCCGCAGGGAGTACAGCCTACCATTTATGTGAAGCGCTGGAGGCTGGAACCTAAGCCCGAGGACATGGAGAAATACAAGCGTGGTGAATTGGTAGCGCCAAAGAAGCCTATCGTTTTCTATATCGATCCTGTAACGCCGAAGAAATGGGTTCCTTATCTTATGCAGGGTGTGAACGACTGGCAGAAAGCTTTTGAAAAGGCAGGTTTTAAGAATGCCATTTATGCCCGTGAAGCTCCAACCCGTGAAGAGGACAGTACCTGGAGCATTGATGATGCCAGTCATTCTGCAATCATCTACCGTCCTTCTGCCATCGCCAATGCTATGGGCCCCAGCGTAGCTGACCCGCGCAGTGGTGAGATTATAGAGAGCCATATTTTCTGGTATCACAATGTAATGTCTGTATTACATGACTGGTATATGATGCAGTGCGCTGCTGTTGATCCGCGTGCGCGGAAACTTGAGTTTGATGATACTTTGATGGGCAGTCTTATCCGTTTTGTATCTTCTCACGAAGTAGGGCATACCCTTGGCCTGCTTCATAACTTTGGTTCGAGCTCTACAGTGCCTGTTGAGAAACTTCGTGATAAAGCATGGGTAGAGGCACATGGTCATACGCCTTCGATCATGGACTATGCGCGTTTCAACTATGTAGCACAGCCTGAGGACCATATTAGTGAAGCCGGTTTATTTCCGCGTATCAATGATTACGACAAATGGGCGATCCAGTGGGGATATAGCCTGTATCCACAATACAAGACTCCCCAGGAAGAGAAAAGAGCACTGGCTAAAATTGTTACCGATAGTCTGAAAGCCAATCATCGCCTCTGGTTTGGTTCAGAAATGGAACCGGTTGATCCGCGTGCCCAAAACGAAGACCTTGGCGACGATGCTGTGCTTGCCGGTACTTACGGCATCAAAAACCTGAAAAGGATATTACCTCAGCTGGCTTCCTGGACAACAGTTGCAGATGGTGATTACGATAAGCTATTTCAGCATTATGCAGGTCTTTACAGCCAGTTCTCCCGCTACATTGGCCATGCGTTGAAATATGTTGGCGGTATGTACAGAACTGAAAAAGTAGGTGGTCAGCCTGGTCCTGTATTTGAGCTGGTGCCTTATACTGTTCAGAAGAAGGCGCTTGGTTTTATCAACGACCAGTTGTTTACAACGCCATTATGGTTGAAGAACGATGATATACTTTCGAAAGTAGAGCAAATGCGTATGCCAGTGATGTTTGGCGTAGAGCTGAACAAGTTGCAACAGGATGCTATCGATAACATCATTACCAGGAACAGGCTTAGCCGCATGTGGTGGAATGAGCAGGCAAATCCCGGCAAGAAAGTGTATACTGTTGCCGATTTGTTCAACGACATGAACAAAGGCATCTTTGCTGAATTATATGCGGGTAAAAGCGTTGACAGTTATCGCCGTAACCTGCAAAAGATCTATGTAGGCCGTCTTATCCAGCAGGTTTTTGTGGCTGGTGATCCTTTAAGTACTATACAGATGGGCGGCTATCATATTTCTCAAACAGATATCATGTATGTCATGAAAGATGTGATGCGTCAGCAGCAGCAGTTATGCAGGAAAGTGCTTCAAAGCGGTTCTGTTGACAAGCTAACCCGTATGCATCTGCAGGATATTATTTCCCGTATCGATGCTGGTTTTAAGATGGAGCAGCAGACGGTGAAATAG